A genomic window from Silene latifolia isolate original U9 population chromosome 11, ASM4854445v1, whole genome shotgun sequence includes:
- the LOC141614568 gene encoding uncharacterized protein LOC141614568, whose translation MAATANWSSLPLDLLTLIAFKLETFEDFIYFSAVCRSWNNVSSSIKHQWRPAIALPWLLLAENTNDNPNCARKIVNLNNNKCYKSNLPETFGARCWGSPYGWVAIAKGDHTIQLINPITKVNISFPSLESILNLRETNAQHFMDYNDWCLTYFLTKLVVLKVSHGGRNEFVIMIIYNKNDYLAFAKQGDQSWTEVLFKETSIKIFDVVAMDDLVYVLYDDGAIAYWNVKEFYSLEAVKAMDFSPGKYEIFEQLSNLFIGKVYLIQSGTDLLMVLRYMEDVMNGLNEGDPGYDYDYDICYRTISFQVYKLNLKERKWELTLDLGDVTLFVGGNTSMLAHDKNLQRNSIYFTDDENNEWFMVTELGGHDMGVYDIKCDEVIRRFYEGIDTRSSFCPPTFFIPQIGQLFFFCKIMADDWSTLSLDLLGDIVMKFETLEDFIYFSEIESPKLIGARCWGSDYGWIAIVDRSLNVSLFNPITKAKIRFPSAEIIPDRPPYVQMNREMGSRRVYCLGFESVFDQALIVLKVSETEFVHGHQCSSGKAMVQCLMSWQWIVYKANGLFVKWEEIEDHETLFVGGSSTMSVSAKCLQPNSIYFTDDEYVLSKFVRGLGGHDMGVYDIKYMAPNWSTLPFDLLTAVAFKLESFEDFIYFSLVCWSWNHASSSIKHLWRPKPVVPWLLLAENTQDNPHCIRKILDINNENKCYRRNLPETFGGRCWGSPYGWVAMAKRDLTVQLFNPITKATISFPSLETLPYLPKNTPAYNNEQEDYYHWCLGIYLTKITVLKVSEKGHDEFVIMIIYDFHERLAFARQGDPSWTSVLIKETSVHIFDVVAMDNHVFAIYDDAAIAYWEIKEFFGFERLVKPMDYLSGDHENFAGFYRDDVQVYLIQLDTDLLMVLRHTGEEHSGYRTDMAPNWSTLPFDLLTAIAFKLESFEDFIYFSLVCRSWNRASSSIKHIWRAKPEVPWLLLVENTKDNPDCVRKMLNIDNENKCYRWNLPETFGGRCWGSPYGWVAMAKLDFTVQLFNPITKATISFPSLETLPYLPKNTPAYNNERRDYYHSCLSGFLTKLIVLKVSQNDHRHEFVIMIIYDFHRRLAFARHGDPSWTSVLIKETTSVRIFDVVAMDNHVYAIYDDAAIAYWEIKEFFGFELVKPMDYLPGDPETFNDLYIDQIKVYLIQSNTDLLMVLRSKVHVSNADNTNYDYDIVYRTNDFEIFKLNHIDKDWENVEDLGDVALFVGDNSSMSVSVADDAKCLQPSCIYFTDDESGSWLTPREFGGHDMGVFDFKTNDILRFYEGDDTRSFFCTPTWFIPQF comes from the exons ATGGCTGCAACTGCAAATTGGTCTTCATTGCCTCTTGACCTACTTACTCTCATTGCATTCAAATTGGAAACTTTTGaagattttatttatttttctgcgGTTTGTCGATCCTGGAATAATGTTTCGTCCTCAATTAAGCACCAATGGAGGCCTGCAATAGCACTACCATGGCTTTTGCTTGCTGAAAACACCAATGATAATCCAAATTGTGCTCGAAAGATTGTTAATCTTAACAATAACAAGTGTTATAAATCGAACCTCCCAGAGACGTTTGGAGCAAGGTGTTGGGGTTCACCTTATGGTTGGGTTGCAATCGCTAAAGGTGATCACACCATTCAATTAATTAATCCGATCACCAAGGTGAATATTAGCTTCCCATCTTTGGAAAGCATATTAAACTTACGTGAAACTAACGCCCAACATTTCATGGATTATAATGATTGGTGTCTTACGTACTTTTTGACAAAGCTCGTTGTGCTCAAAGTGTCTCATGGTGGTCGAAACGAGTTTGTTATTATGATAATTTATAATAAGAATGACTACTTAGCCTTTGCTAAGCAAGGGGATCAATCGTGGACTGAGGTATTGTTCAAGGAAACAAGTATTAAGATTTTCGATGTTGTGGCCATGGATGATCTTGTATATGTTCTCTATGATGATGGAGCAATTGCGTATTGGAATGTGAAGGAATTCTACAGTCTGGAAGCTGTTAAAGCAATGGATTTTTCACCCGGTAAATATGAGATTTTCGAGCAGCTGTCTAATCTATTCATAGGAAAAGTATATTTGATTCAATCGGGCACCGATCTCCTCATGGTGTTACGGTATATGGAAGATGTGATGAATGGACTCAATGAAGGTGATCCTGGTTACGATTACGATTATGACATTTGTTATAGAACAATTAGTTTCCAAGTCTACAAACTTAATTTGAAAGAGAGAAAATGGGAACTCACCCTAGATTTGGGTGATGTTACGTTGTTTGTAGGTGGTAACACTTCTATGTTGGCACATGATAAAAATTTGCAACGTAATAGTATATATTTCACGGATGATGAAAACAATGAGTGGTTTATGGTGACGGAGTTGGGAGGACATGATATGGGTGTATATGACATCAAGTGTGATGAAGTAATACGGCGCTTTTATGAAGGCATTGATACACGCTCTTCATTTTGCCCACCGACATTTTTTATTCCTCAA ATTGgacaattgttttttttttgcaagatcATGGCTGATGATTGGTCGACATTGTCTCTCGATCTTCTTGGTGACATTGTAATGAAGTTTGAAACTTTAGaagattttatttatttttcagag ATTGAATCTCCCAAGCTTATTGGAGCAAGGTGTTGGGGTTCAGACTATGGTTGGATTGCAATTGTCGACCGTAGCCTCAATGTAAGTTTGTTCAATCCAATCACTAAGGCCAAAATTCGTTTCCCATCTGCGGAAATTATCCCAGATCGACCCCCATATGTTCAGATGAACAGAGAGATGGGATCAAGAAGAGTATATTGCCTGGGTTTTGAGAGTGTTTTTGATCAGGCGCTCATTGTGCTCAAAGTGTCAGAAACTGAGTTTGTTCATGGACATCAGTGTTCATCAGGCAAGGCGATGGTGCAATGTTTGATGTCATGGCAATGGATAGTTTATAAAGCCAATGGATTATTTGTCAA ATGGGAGGAAATTGAAGATCATGAGACATTGTTTGTAGGTGGTAGTTCAACTATGTCCGTTTCAGCCAAATGCTTGCAACCTAACTCTATATATTTCACCGATGATGAATATGTGCTCTCTAAATTTGTGAGAGGGCTTGGTGGACATGATATGGGTGTTTATGACATCAAAT ATATGGCTCCAAACTGGTCTACATTGCCTTTTGACCTTCTTACTGCCGTTGCATTCAAGTTGGAATCTTTTGaagattttatttatttttctcttgtCTGTTGGTCTTGGAATCATGCTTCGTCCTCAATTAAGCACCTATGGAGGCCTAAACCCGTAGTACCATGGCTTTTACTTGCCGAAAACACTCAAGATAATCCACATTGCATTCGAAAGATCTTGGATATCAACAATGAAAATAAATGTTACAGACGGAATCTTCCAGAAACGTTTGGAGGAAGGTGCTGGGGATCGCCTTATGGTTGGGTTGCAATGGCAAAACGCGACCTCACCGTTCAACTATTTAATCCAATCACCAAGGCGACTATTAGTTTCCCATCTTTGGAAACTCTCCCATACCTACCCAAAAATACCCCGGCATATAATAATGAACAAGAAGATTATTATCATTGGTGTTTGGGGATCTATTTGACAAAGATAACTGTTCTCAAAGTGTCTGAAAAAGGTCATGACGAGTTTGTTATTATGATAATTTATGATTTCCACGAACGCCTAGCTTTTGCTAGGCAGGGAGATCCATCCTGGACATCAGTATTGATAAAGGAAACGAGTGTTCATATTTTTGATGTTGTGGCCATGGATAATCATGTATTTGCTATATATGATGATGCAGCAATTGCATATTGGGAGATTAAGGAATTCTTCGGCTTTGAGCGGCTTGTTAAACCAATGGATTATTTGTCAGGTGATCATGAAAATTTTGCTGGGTTCTACAGAGATGATGTACAAGTATATTTGATACAATTAGATACTGATCTTCTCATGGTGTTACGACACACGGGTGAGGAACATTCTGGTTACCGAACAg ATATGGCTCCAAACTGGTCTACATTGCCTTTTGACCTTCTTACTGCCATTGCATTCAAGTTGGAATCTTTTGaagattttatttatttttccctTGTCTGTCGGTCCTGGAATCGTGCTTCGTCCTCAATTAAGCACATATGGAGGGCTAAACCAGAAGTACCATGGCTTTTACTTGTTGAGAACACTAAAGATAATCCTGATTGCGTTCGAAAGATGTTGAATATCGACAATGAAAATAAGTGTTACAGATGGAATCTTCCAGAAACGTTTGGAGGAAGGTGCTGGGGATCGCCTTATGGTTGGGTTGCAATGGCTAAACTTGACTTCACCGTTCAATTATTTAATCCAATCACCAAGGCGACTATTAGTTTCCCATCTTTGGAAACTCTCCCATACCTACCCAAAAATACCCCGGCATATAATAATGAACGACGAGATTATTATCATTCCTGTTTGTCGGGTTTTTTGACAAAGCTAATTGTCCTCAAAGTTTCTCAAAATGATCATCGTCATGAGTTTGTTATTATGATAATTTATGATTTCCACAGACGGCTAGCTTTTGCTCGGCATGGAGATCCATCTTGGACATCAGTATTGATAAAAGAAACAACAAGTGTTCGCATTTTTGATGTTGTGGCCATGGATAATCATGTATATGCTATATACGATGATGCAGCAATTGCATATTGGGAGATCAAGGAATTCTTTGGCTTTGAGCTTGTTAAACCAATGGATTATTTGCCGGGTGATCCTGAAACTTTCAATGATTTATACATAGATCAAATAAAAGTATATTTGATACAATCAAATACTGATCTTCTCATGGTGTTACGATCCAAGGTTCATGTGTCGAATGCAGATAATACTAATTACGATTATGACATTGTTTACCGAACaaatgattttgaaattttcaaacttaaTCATATAGACAAAGATTGGGAGAACGTTGAAGATTTGGGTGATGTGGCATTGTTTGTGGGTGATAACTCTTCTATGTCGGTTTCTGTAGCAGATGATGCTAAATGTTTACAACCTTCCTGTATATATTTTACCGATGATGAAAGTGGCTCTTGGTTGACACCAAGAGAGTTCGGTGGACATGATATGGGAGTATTTGACTTCAAAACGAACGATATATTGCGATTCTATGAAGGTGATGATACACGTTCCTTCTTTTGCACACCAACGTGGTTTATTCCTCAATTCTAA